Proteins from one Mauremys reevesii isolate NIE-2019 unplaced genomic scaffold, ASM1616193v1 Contig2, whole genome shotgun sequence genomic window:
- the RPS6KB2 gene encoding ribosomal protein S6 kinase beta-2 isoform X2, protein MAGVFDIDLETEEGSDGDEPELGAEMDLELRGNGLEPVGHYEEIEISESSVNNGPERIGPHCFELLRVLGKGGYGKVFQVRKVQGTNAGKIFAMKVLKKAKIACNAKDTAHTKAERNILEAIKHPFIVDLIYAFQTGGKLYLILECLSGGELFMQLEREGIFLEDTACFYLSEITLALGHLHCNGIIYRDLKPENIMLNSQGHIKLTDFGLCKESIHEGAVTHTFCGTIEYMAPEILMRSGHNRAVDWWSLGALMYDMLTGSPPFTAENRKKTIDKILKGKLVLPPYLTPDARDLLKKFLKRNPSQRIGGGTGDAADVQKQPFFRQVNWDELLARKLDPPFRPCLQSDDDVSQFDTRFTRQTPVDSPDDASISESANQAFLGFTYVAPSVLESIKEGFSFQPKVRSPRRLNSSPRTPVSPLKFSPFEAFKPSLAVEPMELGLPLLPPQPEGTAPLPIKTPTGTKKQKGGRGRVARKGKQEEKGIRMSE, encoded by the exons atggCCGGGGTGTTTGACATCGACCTGGAGACCGAGGAGGGGAGCGACGGGGACGAGCCCGAGCTGGGGGCG GAGATGGATTTGGAGCTGCGGGGGAATGGCCTGGA GCCGGTGGGGCACTATGAGGAGATCGAGATCTCAGAGAGCAGCGTCAACAATGGCCCTGAGCGCATCGGGCCCCACTGTTTCGAGCTGCTGCGCGTCCTAGGCAAGGGTGGCTACGGCAAG GTGTTCCAGGTACGGAAGGTGCAGGGGACCAACGCTGGGAAGATCTTTGCCATGAAAGTCCTGAAGAAG GCCAAAATCGCCTGCAACGCCAAGGACACGGCTCACACCAAGGCTGAGAGGAACATCCTGGAGGCCATCAAACACCCCTTCATCGTGGACCTGATCTACGCTTTCCAGACGGGTGGCAAGCTCTACCTCATCCTTGAGTGCTTGAGTG GTGGCGAGCTCTTCATGCAGCTGGAGCGTGAGGGCATTTTCCTGGAGGACACAGCATG CTTCTACCTGAGCGAGATCACGCTGGCCCTGGGCCACCTGCACTGCAACGGCATCATCTACCGGGACCTGAAGCCGGAGAACATCATGTTGAACAGCCAAG GACACATCAAGCTGACGGACTTCGGACTGTGCAAGGAGTCGATCCATGAGGGAGCCGTCACCCACACCTTCTGTGGGACCATTGAGTACAT GGCTCCAGAGATCCTGATGCGGAGCGGACACAACCGGGCCGTGGACTGGTGGAGCCTCGGGGCCTTGATGTACGACATGCTCACTGGATCG CCGCCCTTCACAGCTGAGAACCGGAAAAAAACCATCGACAAGATCCTCAAGGGGAAGTTGGTGCTGCCACCTTACCTGACCCCTGATGCCCGGGATCTACTCAAGAAG TTCCTCAAAAGAAACCCCAGCCAGAGGATTGGAGGCGGGACGGGCGATGCAGCTGATGTGCAG AAGCAGCCATTTTTCCGCCAAGTCAACTGGGATGAACTGCTGGCGCGCAAGCTGGACCCACCCTTCAGGCCTTGCCTG CAATCGGATGATGACGTCAGCCAGTTTGACACCCGCTTCACTCGTCAGACGCCCGTGGACAGCCCTGATGATGCCTCCATTAGTGAGAGTGCCAACCAGGCCTTCCTG GGCTTCACGTATGTGGCCCCGTCGGTGCTGGAGAGCATTAAGGAGGGCTTCTCCTTCCAGCCAAAGGTGCGCTCCCCTCGCCGCCTCAATAGCAGCCCCAGAACGCCCGTCAG CCCGTTGAAGTTCTCTCCCTTCGAGGCCTTCAAGCCCAGCCTGGCGGTGGAGCCAATGGAGCTAGGGCTGCCGCTGCTGCCGCCCCAACCAGAGGGCACGGCCCCCCTGCCCATCAAGACGCCGACAGGCACCAAGAAGCAGaaggggggccggggccgggtggCAAG GAAAGGGAAACAGGAGGAGAAAGGCATAAGAATGAGTGAGTGA
- the RPS6KB2 gene encoding ribosomal protein S6 kinase beta-2 isoform X6 has protein sequence MAGVFDIDLETEEGSDGDEPELGAEMDLELRGNGLEPVGHYEEIEISESSVNNGPERIGPHCFELLRVLGKGGYGKVFQVRKVQGTNAGKIFAMKVLKKAKIACNAKDTAHTKAERNILEAIKHPFIVDLIYAFQTGGKLYLILECLSGGELFMQLEREGIFLEDTACFYLSEITLALGHLHCNGIIYRDLKPENIMLNSQGHIKLTDFGLCKESIHEGAVTHTFCGTIEYMAPEILMRSGHNRAVDWWSLGALMYDMLTGSPPFTAENRKKTIDKILKGKLVLPPYLTPDARDLLKKFLKRNPSQRIGGGTGDAADVQKQPFFRQVNWDELLARKLDPPFRPCLQSDDDVSQFDTRFTRQTPVDSPDDASISESANQAFLGFTYVAPSVLESIKEGFSFQPKVRSPRRLNSSPRTPVRETGGERHKNE, from the exons atggCCGGGGTGTTTGACATCGACCTGGAGACCGAGGAGGGGAGCGACGGGGACGAGCCCGAGCTGGGGGCG GAGATGGATTTGGAGCTGCGGGGGAATGGCCTGGA GCCGGTGGGGCACTATGAGGAGATCGAGATCTCAGAGAGCAGCGTCAACAATGGCCCTGAGCGCATCGGGCCCCACTGTTTCGAGCTGCTGCGCGTCCTAGGCAAGGGTGGCTACGGCAAG GTGTTCCAGGTACGGAAGGTGCAGGGGACCAACGCTGGGAAGATCTTTGCCATGAAAGTCCTGAAGAAG GCCAAAATCGCCTGCAACGCCAAGGACACGGCTCACACCAAGGCTGAGAGGAACATCCTGGAGGCCATCAAACACCCCTTCATCGTGGACCTGATCTACGCTTTCCAGACGGGTGGCAAGCTCTACCTCATCCTTGAGTGCTTGAGTG GTGGCGAGCTCTTCATGCAGCTGGAGCGTGAGGGCATTTTCCTGGAGGACACAGCATG CTTCTACCTGAGCGAGATCACGCTGGCCCTGGGCCACCTGCACTGCAACGGCATCATCTACCGGGACCTGAAGCCGGAGAACATCATGTTGAACAGCCAAG GACACATCAAGCTGACGGACTTCGGACTGTGCAAGGAGTCGATCCATGAGGGAGCCGTCACCCACACCTTCTGTGGGACCATTGAGTACAT GGCTCCAGAGATCCTGATGCGGAGCGGACACAACCGGGCCGTGGACTGGTGGAGCCTCGGGGCCTTGATGTACGACATGCTCACTGGATCG CCGCCCTTCACAGCTGAGAACCGGAAAAAAACCATCGACAAGATCCTCAAGGGGAAGTTGGTGCTGCCACCTTACCTGACCCCTGATGCCCGGGATCTACTCAAGAAG TTCCTCAAAAGAAACCCCAGCCAGAGGATTGGAGGCGGGACGGGCGATGCAGCTGATGTGCAG AAGCAGCCATTTTTCCGCCAAGTCAACTGGGATGAACTGCTGGCGCGCAAGCTGGACCCACCCTTCAGGCCTTGCCTG CAATCGGATGATGACGTCAGCCAGTTTGACACCCGCTTCACTCGTCAGACGCCCGTGGACAGCCCTGATGATGCCTCCATTAGTGAGAGTGCCAACCAGGCCTTCCTG GGCTTCACGTATGTGGCCCCGTCGGTGCTGGAGAGCATTAAGGAGGGCTTCTCCTTCCAGCCAAAGGTGCGCTCCCCTCGCCGCCTCAATAGCAGCCCCAGAACGCCCGTCAG GGAAACAGGAGGAGAAAGGCATAAGAATGAGTGA
- the RPS6KB2 gene encoding ribosomal protein S6 kinase beta-2 isoform X3, whose protein sequence is MAGVFDIDLETEEGSDGDEPELGAEMDLELRGNGLEPVGHYEEIEISESSVNNGPERIGPHCFELLRVLGKGGYGKVFQVRKVQGTNAGKIFAMKVLKKAKIACNAKDTAHTKAERNILEAIKHPFIVDLIYAFQTGGKLYLILECLSGGELFMQLEREGIFLEDTACFYLSEITLALGHLHCNGIIYRDLKPENIMLNSQGHIKLTDFGLCKESIHEGAVTHTFCGTIEYMAPEILMRSGHNRAVDWWSLGALMYDMLTGSPPFTAENRKKTIDKILKGKLVLPPYLTPDARDLLKKFLKRNPSQRIGGGTGDAADVQKQPFFRQVNWDELLARKLDPPFRPCLQSDDDVSQFDTRFTRQTPVDSPDDASISESANQAFLGFTYVAPSVLESIKEGFSFQPKVRSPRRLNSSPRTPVSPLKFSPFEAFKPSLAVEPMELGLPLLPPQPEGTAPLPIKTPTGTKKQKGGRGRVARETGGERHKNE, encoded by the exons atggCCGGGGTGTTTGACATCGACCTGGAGACCGAGGAGGGGAGCGACGGGGACGAGCCCGAGCTGGGGGCG GAGATGGATTTGGAGCTGCGGGGGAATGGCCTGGA GCCGGTGGGGCACTATGAGGAGATCGAGATCTCAGAGAGCAGCGTCAACAATGGCCCTGAGCGCATCGGGCCCCACTGTTTCGAGCTGCTGCGCGTCCTAGGCAAGGGTGGCTACGGCAAG GTGTTCCAGGTACGGAAGGTGCAGGGGACCAACGCTGGGAAGATCTTTGCCATGAAAGTCCTGAAGAAG GCCAAAATCGCCTGCAACGCCAAGGACACGGCTCACACCAAGGCTGAGAGGAACATCCTGGAGGCCATCAAACACCCCTTCATCGTGGACCTGATCTACGCTTTCCAGACGGGTGGCAAGCTCTACCTCATCCTTGAGTGCTTGAGTG GTGGCGAGCTCTTCATGCAGCTGGAGCGTGAGGGCATTTTCCTGGAGGACACAGCATG CTTCTACCTGAGCGAGATCACGCTGGCCCTGGGCCACCTGCACTGCAACGGCATCATCTACCGGGACCTGAAGCCGGAGAACATCATGTTGAACAGCCAAG GACACATCAAGCTGACGGACTTCGGACTGTGCAAGGAGTCGATCCATGAGGGAGCCGTCACCCACACCTTCTGTGGGACCATTGAGTACAT GGCTCCAGAGATCCTGATGCGGAGCGGACACAACCGGGCCGTGGACTGGTGGAGCCTCGGGGCCTTGATGTACGACATGCTCACTGGATCG CCGCCCTTCACAGCTGAGAACCGGAAAAAAACCATCGACAAGATCCTCAAGGGGAAGTTGGTGCTGCCACCTTACCTGACCCCTGATGCCCGGGATCTACTCAAGAAG TTCCTCAAAAGAAACCCCAGCCAGAGGATTGGAGGCGGGACGGGCGATGCAGCTGATGTGCAG AAGCAGCCATTTTTCCGCCAAGTCAACTGGGATGAACTGCTGGCGCGCAAGCTGGACCCACCCTTCAGGCCTTGCCTG CAATCGGATGATGACGTCAGCCAGTTTGACACCCGCTTCACTCGTCAGACGCCCGTGGACAGCCCTGATGATGCCTCCATTAGTGAGAGTGCCAACCAGGCCTTCCTG GGCTTCACGTATGTGGCCCCGTCGGTGCTGGAGAGCATTAAGGAGGGCTTCTCCTTCCAGCCAAAGGTGCGCTCCCCTCGCCGCCTCAATAGCAGCCCCAGAACGCCCGTCAG CCCGTTGAAGTTCTCTCCCTTCGAGGCCTTCAAGCCCAGCCTGGCGGTGGAGCCAATGGAGCTAGGGCTGCCGCTGCTGCCGCCCCAACCAGAGGGCACGGCCCCCCTGCCCATCAAGACGCCGACAGGCACCAAGAAGCAGaaggggggccggggccgggtggCAAG GGAAACAGGAGGAGAAAGGCATAAGAATGAGTGA
- the RPS6KB2 gene encoding ribosomal protein S6 kinase beta-2 isoform X7, translating to MAGVFDIDLETEEGSDGDEPELGAEMDLELRGNGLEPVGHYEEIEISESSVNNGPERIGPHCFELLRVLGKGGYGKVFQVRKVQGTNAGKIFAMKVLKKAKIACNAKDTAHTKAERNILEAIKHPFIVDLIYAFQTGGKLYLILECLSGGELFMQLEREGIFLEDTACFYLSEITLALGHLHCNGIIYRDLKPENIMLNSQGHIKLTDFGLCKESIHEGAVTHTFCGTIEYMAPEILMRSGHNRAVDWWSLGALMYDMLTGSPPFTAENRKKTIDKILKGKLVLPPYLTPDARDLLKKFLKRNPSQRIGGGTGDAADVQKQPFFRQVNWDELLARKLDPPFRPCLQSDDDVSQFDTRFTRQTPVDSPDDASISESANQAFLGNRRRKA from the exons atggCCGGGGTGTTTGACATCGACCTGGAGACCGAGGAGGGGAGCGACGGGGACGAGCCCGAGCTGGGGGCG GAGATGGATTTGGAGCTGCGGGGGAATGGCCTGGA GCCGGTGGGGCACTATGAGGAGATCGAGATCTCAGAGAGCAGCGTCAACAATGGCCCTGAGCGCATCGGGCCCCACTGTTTCGAGCTGCTGCGCGTCCTAGGCAAGGGTGGCTACGGCAAG GTGTTCCAGGTACGGAAGGTGCAGGGGACCAACGCTGGGAAGATCTTTGCCATGAAAGTCCTGAAGAAG GCCAAAATCGCCTGCAACGCCAAGGACACGGCTCACACCAAGGCTGAGAGGAACATCCTGGAGGCCATCAAACACCCCTTCATCGTGGACCTGATCTACGCTTTCCAGACGGGTGGCAAGCTCTACCTCATCCTTGAGTGCTTGAGTG GTGGCGAGCTCTTCATGCAGCTGGAGCGTGAGGGCATTTTCCTGGAGGACACAGCATG CTTCTACCTGAGCGAGATCACGCTGGCCCTGGGCCACCTGCACTGCAACGGCATCATCTACCGGGACCTGAAGCCGGAGAACATCATGTTGAACAGCCAAG GACACATCAAGCTGACGGACTTCGGACTGTGCAAGGAGTCGATCCATGAGGGAGCCGTCACCCACACCTTCTGTGGGACCATTGAGTACAT GGCTCCAGAGATCCTGATGCGGAGCGGACACAACCGGGCCGTGGACTGGTGGAGCCTCGGGGCCTTGATGTACGACATGCTCACTGGATCG CCGCCCTTCACAGCTGAGAACCGGAAAAAAACCATCGACAAGATCCTCAAGGGGAAGTTGGTGCTGCCACCTTACCTGACCCCTGATGCCCGGGATCTACTCAAGAAG TTCCTCAAAAGAAACCCCAGCCAGAGGATTGGAGGCGGGACGGGCGATGCAGCTGATGTGCAG AAGCAGCCATTTTTCCGCCAAGTCAACTGGGATGAACTGCTGGCGCGCAAGCTGGACCCACCCTTCAGGCCTTGCCTG CAATCGGATGATGACGTCAGCCAGTTTGACACCCGCTTCACTCGTCAGACGCCCGTGGACAGCCCTGATGATGCCTCCATTAGTGAGAGTGCCAACCAGGCCTTCCTG GGAAACAGGAGGAGAAAGGCATAA
- the RPS6KB2 gene encoding ribosomal protein S6 kinase beta-2 isoform X8, translated as MAGVFDIDLETEEGSDGDEPELGAEMDLELRGNGLEPVGHYEEIEISESSVNNGPERIGPHCFELLRVLGKGGYGKVFQVRKVQGTNAGKIFAMKVLKKAKIACNAKDTAHTKAERNILEAIKHPFIVDLIYAFQTGGKLYLILECLSGGELFMQLEREGIFLEDTACFYLSEITLALGHLHCNGIIYRDLKPENIMLNSQGHIKLTDFGLCKESIHEGAVTHTFCGTIEYMAPEILMRSGHNRAVDWWSLGALMYDMLTGSPPFTAENRKKTIDKILKGKLVLPPYLTPDARDLLKKFLKRNPSQRIGGGTGDAADVQQSDDDVSQFDTRFTRQTPVDSPDDASISESANQAFLGNRRRKA; from the exons atggCCGGGGTGTTTGACATCGACCTGGAGACCGAGGAGGGGAGCGACGGGGACGAGCCCGAGCTGGGGGCG GAGATGGATTTGGAGCTGCGGGGGAATGGCCTGGA GCCGGTGGGGCACTATGAGGAGATCGAGATCTCAGAGAGCAGCGTCAACAATGGCCCTGAGCGCATCGGGCCCCACTGTTTCGAGCTGCTGCGCGTCCTAGGCAAGGGTGGCTACGGCAAG GTGTTCCAGGTACGGAAGGTGCAGGGGACCAACGCTGGGAAGATCTTTGCCATGAAAGTCCTGAAGAAG GCCAAAATCGCCTGCAACGCCAAGGACACGGCTCACACCAAGGCTGAGAGGAACATCCTGGAGGCCATCAAACACCCCTTCATCGTGGACCTGATCTACGCTTTCCAGACGGGTGGCAAGCTCTACCTCATCCTTGAGTGCTTGAGTG GTGGCGAGCTCTTCATGCAGCTGGAGCGTGAGGGCATTTTCCTGGAGGACACAGCATG CTTCTACCTGAGCGAGATCACGCTGGCCCTGGGCCACCTGCACTGCAACGGCATCATCTACCGGGACCTGAAGCCGGAGAACATCATGTTGAACAGCCAAG GACACATCAAGCTGACGGACTTCGGACTGTGCAAGGAGTCGATCCATGAGGGAGCCGTCACCCACACCTTCTGTGGGACCATTGAGTACAT GGCTCCAGAGATCCTGATGCGGAGCGGACACAACCGGGCCGTGGACTGGTGGAGCCTCGGGGCCTTGATGTACGACATGCTCACTGGATCG CCGCCCTTCACAGCTGAGAACCGGAAAAAAACCATCGACAAGATCCTCAAGGGGAAGTTGGTGCTGCCACCTTACCTGACCCCTGATGCCCGGGATCTACTCAAGAAG TTCCTCAAAAGAAACCCCAGCCAGAGGATTGGAGGCGGGACGGGCGATGCAGCTGATGTGCAG CAATCGGATGATGACGTCAGCCAGTTTGACACCCGCTTCACTCGTCAGACGCCCGTGGACAGCCCTGATGATGCCTCCATTAGTGAGAGTGCCAACCAGGCCTTCCTG GGAAACAGGAGGAGAAAGGCATAA
- the RPS6KB2 gene encoding ribosomal protein S6 kinase beta-2 isoform X5, producing the protein MAGVFDIDLETEEGSDGDEPELGAEMDLELRGNGLEPVGHYEEIEISESSVNNGPERIGPHCFELLRVLGKGGYGKVFQVRKVQGTNAGKIFAMKVLKKAKIACNAKDTAHTKAERNILEAIKHPFIVDLIYAFQTGGKLYLILECLSGGELFMQLEREGIFLEDTACFYLSEITLALGHLHCNGIIYRDLKPENIMLNSQGHIKLTDFGLCKESIHEGAVTHTFCGTIEYMAPEILMRSGHNRAVDWWSLGALMYDMLTGSPPFTAENRKKTIDKILKGKLVLPPYLTPDARDLLKKFLKRNPSQRIGGGTGDAADVQKQPFFRQVNWDELLARKLDPPFRPCLQSDDDVSQFDTRFTRQTPVDSPDDASISESANQAFLGFTYVAPSVLESIKEGFSFQPKVRSPRRLNSSPRTPVSTWKIIWKAKSLKWGDWSQAGKQIPPV; encoded by the exons atggCCGGGGTGTTTGACATCGACCTGGAGACCGAGGAGGGGAGCGACGGGGACGAGCCCGAGCTGGGGGCG GAGATGGATTTGGAGCTGCGGGGGAATGGCCTGGA GCCGGTGGGGCACTATGAGGAGATCGAGATCTCAGAGAGCAGCGTCAACAATGGCCCTGAGCGCATCGGGCCCCACTGTTTCGAGCTGCTGCGCGTCCTAGGCAAGGGTGGCTACGGCAAG GTGTTCCAGGTACGGAAGGTGCAGGGGACCAACGCTGGGAAGATCTTTGCCATGAAAGTCCTGAAGAAG GCCAAAATCGCCTGCAACGCCAAGGACACGGCTCACACCAAGGCTGAGAGGAACATCCTGGAGGCCATCAAACACCCCTTCATCGTGGACCTGATCTACGCTTTCCAGACGGGTGGCAAGCTCTACCTCATCCTTGAGTGCTTGAGTG GTGGCGAGCTCTTCATGCAGCTGGAGCGTGAGGGCATTTTCCTGGAGGACACAGCATG CTTCTACCTGAGCGAGATCACGCTGGCCCTGGGCCACCTGCACTGCAACGGCATCATCTACCGGGACCTGAAGCCGGAGAACATCATGTTGAACAGCCAAG GACACATCAAGCTGACGGACTTCGGACTGTGCAAGGAGTCGATCCATGAGGGAGCCGTCACCCACACCTTCTGTGGGACCATTGAGTACAT GGCTCCAGAGATCCTGATGCGGAGCGGACACAACCGGGCCGTGGACTGGTGGAGCCTCGGGGCCTTGATGTACGACATGCTCACTGGATCG CCGCCCTTCACAGCTGAGAACCGGAAAAAAACCATCGACAAGATCCTCAAGGGGAAGTTGGTGCTGCCACCTTACCTGACCCCTGATGCCCGGGATCTACTCAAGAAG TTCCTCAAAAGAAACCCCAGCCAGAGGATTGGAGGCGGGACGGGCGATGCAGCTGATGTGCAG AAGCAGCCATTTTTCCGCCAAGTCAACTGGGATGAACTGCTGGCGCGCAAGCTGGACCCACCCTTCAGGCCTTGCCTG CAATCGGATGATGACGTCAGCCAGTTTGACACCCGCTTCACTCGTCAGACGCCCGTGGACAGCCCTGATGATGCCTCCATTAGTGAGAGTGCCAACCAGGCCTTCCTG GGCTTCACGTATGTGGCCCCGTCGGTGCTGGAGAGCATTAAGGAGGGCTTCTCCTTCCAGCCAAAGGTGCGCTCCCCTCGCCGCCTCAATAGCAGCCCCAGAACGCCCGTCAG CACCTGGAAGATCATTTGGAAAGCAAAGTCTTTGAAATggggagattggtcccaggctgggaagcaAATTCCCCCAGTGTAA
- the RPS6KB2 gene encoding ribosomal protein S6 kinase beta-2 isoform X1 — translation MAGVFDIDLETEEGSDGDEPELGAEMDLELRGNGLEPVGHYEEIEISESSVNNGPERIGPHCFELLRVLGKGGYGKVFQVRKVQGTNAGKIFAMKVLKKAKIACNAKDTAHTKAERNILEAIKHPFIVDLIYAFQTGGKLYLILECLSGGELFMQLEREGIFLEDTACFYLSEITLALGHLHCNGIIYRDLKPENIMLNSQGHIKLTDFGLCKESIHEGAVTHTFCGTIEYMAPEILMRSGHNRAVDWWSLGALMYDMLTGSPPFTAENRKKTIDKILKGKLVLPPYLTPDARDLLKKFLKRNPSQRIGGGTGDAADVQKQPFFRQVNWDELLARKLDPPFRPCLQSDDDVSQFDTRFTRQTPVDSPDDASISESANQAFLGFTYVAPSVLESIKEGFSFQPKVRSPRRLNSSPRTPVSPLKFSPFEAFKPSLAVEPMELGLPLLPPQPEGTAPLPIKTPTGTKKQKGGRGRVASTWKIIWKAKSLKWGDWSQAGKQIPPV, via the exons atggCCGGGGTGTTTGACATCGACCTGGAGACCGAGGAGGGGAGCGACGGGGACGAGCCCGAGCTGGGGGCG GAGATGGATTTGGAGCTGCGGGGGAATGGCCTGGA GCCGGTGGGGCACTATGAGGAGATCGAGATCTCAGAGAGCAGCGTCAACAATGGCCCTGAGCGCATCGGGCCCCACTGTTTCGAGCTGCTGCGCGTCCTAGGCAAGGGTGGCTACGGCAAG GTGTTCCAGGTACGGAAGGTGCAGGGGACCAACGCTGGGAAGATCTTTGCCATGAAAGTCCTGAAGAAG GCCAAAATCGCCTGCAACGCCAAGGACACGGCTCACACCAAGGCTGAGAGGAACATCCTGGAGGCCATCAAACACCCCTTCATCGTGGACCTGATCTACGCTTTCCAGACGGGTGGCAAGCTCTACCTCATCCTTGAGTGCTTGAGTG GTGGCGAGCTCTTCATGCAGCTGGAGCGTGAGGGCATTTTCCTGGAGGACACAGCATG CTTCTACCTGAGCGAGATCACGCTGGCCCTGGGCCACCTGCACTGCAACGGCATCATCTACCGGGACCTGAAGCCGGAGAACATCATGTTGAACAGCCAAG GACACATCAAGCTGACGGACTTCGGACTGTGCAAGGAGTCGATCCATGAGGGAGCCGTCACCCACACCTTCTGTGGGACCATTGAGTACAT GGCTCCAGAGATCCTGATGCGGAGCGGACACAACCGGGCCGTGGACTGGTGGAGCCTCGGGGCCTTGATGTACGACATGCTCACTGGATCG CCGCCCTTCACAGCTGAGAACCGGAAAAAAACCATCGACAAGATCCTCAAGGGGAAGTTGGTGCTGCCACCTTACCTGACCCCTGATGCCCGGGATCTACTCAAGAAG TTCCTCAAAAGAAACCCCAGCCAGAGGATTGGAGGCGGGACGGGCGATGCAGCTGATGTGCAG AAGCAGCCATTTTTCCGCCAAGTCAACTGGGATGAACTGCTGGCGCGCAAGCTGGACCCACCCTTCAGGCCTTGCCTG CAATCGGATGATGACGTCAGCCAGTTTGACACCCGCTTCACTCGTCAGACGCCCGTGGACAGCCCTGATGATGCCTCCATTAGTGAGAGTGCCAACCAGGCCTTCCTG GGCTTCACGTATGTGGCCCCGTCGGTGCTGGAGAGCATTAAGGAGGGCTTCTCCTTCCAGCCAAAGGTGCGCTCCCCTCGCCGCCTCAATAGCAGCCCCAGAACGCCCGTCAG CCCGTTGAAGTTCTCTCCCTTCGAGGCCTTCAAGCCCAGCCTGGCGGTGGAGCCAATGGAGCTAGGGCTGCCGCTGCTGCCGCCCCAACCAGAGGGCACGGCCCCCCTGCCCATCAAGACGCCGACAGGCACCAAGAAGCAGaaggggggccggggccgggtggCAAG CACCTGGAAGATCATTTGGAAAGCAAAGTCTTTGAAATggggagattggtcccaggctgggaagcaAATTCCCCCAGTGTAA